One stretch of Natronobacterium gregoryi SP2 DNA includes these proteins:
- a CDS encoding FecCD family ABC transporter permease: protein MERDSSGRRDDAVTGTVRSTYEQFVGRKLLFTVVCGVLLVVTFLASLAIGPVRLPLTDVLAGLLGNADATTQTIVWNVRLPQALAAIVAGGGLAVAGTAMQNVLRNPLGSPFTLGISQAAAFGAAFAIVFLGVGGTTGGSDASIVVDNPYLVTFSAFVWSLVSTGVILALVKYARASPETLILSGVALGSMFTASLSLVQYFAQDVEVAAIVYWTFGDVGRATWSDLAVMVLATAAGTAYFVYNGWSYTALNAGDETATSLGVNVEQLRIRGMIVASLVTAFVISFVGIIGFVGLVVPHIVRKVIGGDERFLLPASVLAGGVLLLASDTVARTIIAPVVLPVGILTSFLGAPLFLYLVIARRDYW, encoded by the coding sequence ATGGAACGAGACAGTTCCGGTCGACGAGACGATGCGGTTACTGGTACCGTTCGCTCGACGTACGAGCAGTTCGTCGGGCGAAAGCTACTGTTTACAGTCGTCTGTGGCGTCTTGCTGGTGGTTACGTTCCTCGCGTCGCTCGCCATTGGACCGGTTCGACTTCCGCTCACAGACGTTCTCGCGGGACTGCTGGGTAACGCAGACGCGACGACGCAGACGATCGTGTGGAACGTCCGACTGCCACAGGCACTCGCGGCGATCGTCGCCGGTGGCGGACTGGCGGTCGCGGGAACCGCGATGCAAAACGTACTGCGGAACCCACTCGGCTCACCGTTTACCCTTGGCATCTCTCAGGCTGCAGCGTTTGGTGCTGCATTCGCCATCGTCTTTCTCGGGGTCGGCGGAACGACAGGCGGGAGCGACGCGTCGATCGTCGTCGACAATCCGTACCTGGTGACGTTCTCGGCGTTCGTCTGGTCGCTCGTTTCGACCGGCGTCATCCTGGCACTCGTCAAGTACGCCCGAGCGTCACCGGAGACGCTGATCCTTTCGGGCGTCGCCCTCGGTTCCATGTTTACCGCGTCGCTGTCGCTCGTTCAGTACTTCGCTCAAGACGTAGAGGTGGCCGCGATCGTCTACTGGACGTTCGGTGACGTCGGCCGGGCGACCTGGAGTGATCTGGCGGTGATGGTTCTCGCGACGGCTGCCGGCACCGCGTACTTCGTGTACAACGGCTGGAGCTACACGGCGTTGAACGCCGGCGACGAAACCGCGACGAGTCTCGGCGTGAACGTCGAACAACTCCGGATTCGGGGCATGATCGTCGCGTCACTGGTAACCGCGTTCGTCATCTCGTTCGTCGGCATCATCGGCTTCGTCGGACTGGTCGTCCCCCACATCGTCCGAAAGGTGATCGGCGGCGACGAACGATTCTTGCTACCCGCGTCCGTTCTGGCCGGGGGCGTGTTGTTGCTCGCGTCCGATACCGTCGCCCGAACTATCATCGCCCCCGTCGTATTGCCAGTCGGTATCCTGACGTCGTTTCTGGGTGCACCGCTGTTTCTCTACCTCGTCATCGCACGGAGGGATTACTGGTGA
- a CDS encoding ABC transporter substrate-binding protein: MDRRDVLGALGTGAVVGITGCLGSATIDDGRDVTDLVGRTVTVPTDVDRLVALEAGCLRLVAQLDATDLIVGVEDDETGWLQEVPYNAANPELATKPVIGGRGGDPEGIIDAAPDLVLSTGSAEELETLERRTGLPVFGLTTGQFLDLGEPTLEEIWEAAGDVLGKEERANELSTFVEDTVADLRDRTATADTDDAPSAYVTGVSFQGGHGLEATRPLFAPFDFLGDVKNVASDVGFDGYPHVTISPEQLLAWDPDVIFVDRGNADLIEADLTETAYQELTAVESGELYGMLPNAHYGLNHSTIVANAYVVGSVLYPEAFDDVEIDQRADEIYDTMLGEPMYDDLTSTYGDVGRMGLTSNA, from the coding sequence ATGGACCGCCGAGACGTACTGGGAGCGCTGGGAACGGGAGCTGTCGTCGGGATCACCGGCTGTCTTGGCTCCGCCACGATCGACGACGGGAGAGACGTGACGGATCTTGTCGGTCGAACGGTGACGGTGCCAACCGACGTCGATCGGCTCGTCGCACTCGAGGCAGGGTGTCTTCGACTGGTCGCCCAGTTGGACGCGACAGACCTGATCGTCGGCGTCGAAGACGACGAAACGGGGTGGTTACAGGAAGTCCCGTACAACGCCGCCAATCCCGAACTGGCGACCAAACCGGTAATCGGCGGGAGAGGTGGCGACCCAGAAGGAATCATCGACGCAGCACCCGACCTCGTTCTCTCGACCGGAAGCGCCGAGGAACTCGAGACGCTCGAGCGACGGACCGGACTTCCCGTCTTCGGACTCACGACCGGGCAGTTTCTCGACCTGGGCGAACCGACGCTCGAGGAGATCTGGGAAGCTGCCGGCGACGTCCTCGGCAAAGAAGAGCGGGCGAACGAACTGAGTACGTTCGTCGAAGACACAGTCGCGGATCTCCGGGACAGAACTGCGACGGCCGATACCGACGACGCACCGAGCGCCTACGTCACGGGAGTCAGTTTCCAGGGTGGACACGGACTCGAGGCAACGCGACCGTTGTTTGCCCCGTTCGACTTCCTTGGTGACGTGAAAAACGTCGCCAGTGACGTCGGGTTCGACGGCTACCCTCACGTCACGATCAGTCCGGAACAACTCCTCGCGTGGGACCCGGATGTCATCTTCGTCGATCGTGGAAACGCGGACCTGATCGAAGCCGACCTCACGGAGACAGCTTACCAGGAGCTGACTGCCGTCGAGAGCGGGGAGCTCTATGGCATGCTTCCGAACGCTCACTACGGGTTGAACCACTCCACTATCGTCGCCAACGCCTACGTCGTTGGGTCGGTGCTGTACCCCGAAGCGTTCGACGATGTCGAGATCGACCAGCGAGCCGACGAGATTTACGACACGATGCTCGGCGAACCCATGTACGACGACCTCACGTCGACCTACGGCGATGTCGGTCGGATGGGCCTCACATCGAACGCGTGA
- a CDS encoding CopG family ribbon-helix-helix protein → MSDELDRISLTLPPAMVARLDEIVEEWEYDSRSGAVRDGLREFFAACEWEADPEGRYHGTIVVVHEHDHDSDVAGELQTVQHEQADIILSLQHIHLSHDRCMETIAVDGPGDAIRELANRLRSVPGVQRVTFVIGDSATD, encoded by the coding sequence ATGAGCGACGAACTGGACCGGATCAGCCTCACGCTGCCGCCAGCGATGGTCGCCCGTCTCGACGAAATCGTCGAGGAGTGGGAGTACGATAGCCGATCCGGTGCGGTCAGGGACGGACTGCGCGAATTCTTTGCAGCCTGTGAGTGGGAGGCAGATCCCGAAGGTCGTTACCACGGGACGATCGTCGTCGTCCACGAACACGACCACGACAGCGACGTAGCCGGTGAGTTACAGACTGTCCAACACGAGCAGGCAGACATCATCCTCTCGTTGCAACACATTCATCTCAGCCACGACCGGTGTATGGAGACGATCGCAGTCGACGGGCCAGGCGACGCGATCCGCGAACTCGCGAACCGTTTGCGATCGGTCCCTGGCGTCCAGCGCGTTACCTTCGTCATCGGCGACTCGGCCACTGACTGA
- the lysA gene encoding diaminopimelate decarboxylase, with the protein MTDVTASPPVRRLTDWDLPRLESLAAEYETPLYVMDRDRVKENYVRFSSAFPDADVMYAAKAHTGTAVLEAVLEVDGTIECAAWGELQRSIDAGADPNELQYTAVNPPDRDLDYAAELGAENPGLTITIGAVDTLERLADRGYDGRIAIRINPGIGTGHHEKVATGADAKFGIPYERVPEVADRVREEFDLVGIHAHAGSGVLTDDLEDHCEAIERVGEMARRVGDDDLEFVDVGGGYGVPYREDEPPLDLEKTSDMVRDAVGELEAQLKLEPGRYIVADAGLILTEVNTIKEAPDTTVVGVDASLSTLIRPAMFGSYHPMLNVSAPDREPIEATVGGPVCTSADVFAHDRPIAELERGDVLAIGNAGSYGYELANQFHSQPRPAEIALEDGEARVVRRRETLEDVTRLEK; encoded by the coding sequence ATGACCGACGTCACGGCATCGCCACCCGTTCGCCGACTCACCGACTGGGACCTCCCTCGACTCGAGTCGCTCGCTGCCGAGTACGAGACGCCGCTGTACGTGATGGACCGCGATCGCGTGAAGGAGAACTACGTGCGCTTCTCGTCGGCGTTTCCCGACGCGGACGTCATGTACGCAGCCAAAGCCCACACGGGCACGGCCGTCCTCGAGGCCGTTCTCGAGGTTGACGGCACGATCGAGTGTGCAGCCTGGGGCGAACTGCAACGGTCGATCGACGCGGGTGCGGACCCCAACGAGCTGCAGTACACCGCGGTGAACCCGCCGGATCGGGACCTCGACTACGCCGCCGAGCTCGGGGCCGAGAATCCAGGCCTGACGATCACGATCGGCGCGGTCGACACCCTCGAGCGCCTCGCCGACCGGGGCTACGACGGCCGGATCGCCATCCGCATCAACCCCGGCATCGGGACCGGCCACCACGAGAAGGTCGCGACCGGCGCGGACGCGAAGTTCGGGATTCCCTACGAGCGCGTCCCCGAGGTCGCCGACCGCGTCCGCGAGGAGTTCGACCTGGTCGGCATTCACGCCCACGCCGGCAGCGGCGTCCTGACCGACGACCTCGAGGACCACTGCGAGGCGATCGAACGCGTCGGCGAGATGGCCCGCCGAGTCGGCGACGACGACCTCGAGTTCGTCGACGTCGGCGGCGGCTACGGCGTTCCCTACCGCGAGGACGAACCGCCGCTGGACCTCGAGAAGACCTCGGACATGGTCCGCGACGCGGTGGGCGAGCTCGAGGCACAGCTCAAACTCGAGCCCGGCCGCTATATCGTCGCCGACGCGGGGCTGATCCTGACGGAGGTCAACACGATCAAGGAAGCCCCCGACACCACCGTCGTCGGCGTCGACGCCAGCCTCTCGACGCTGATCCGGCCTGCGATGTTCGGCTCCTACCACCCGATGCTGAACGTCTCCGCGCCCGACCGCGAGCCGATCGAGGCGACCGTCGGCGGCCCCGTCTGTACCAGTGCGGACGTCTTCGCTCACGACCGGCCGATCGCCGAACTCGAACGCGGCGACGTGCTCGCCATCGGGAATGCAGGGTCGTACGGCTACGAACTGGCCAACCAGTTCCACTCCCAGCCCCGTCCCGCCGAAATCGCACTCGAGGACGGCGAGGCCCGCGTCGTGCGACGGCGCGAGACGCTCGAGGACGTGACGCGACTCGAGAAGTAA